One window from the genome of Myxococcales bacterium encodes:
- a CDS encoding PAS domain S-box protein, with amino-acid sequence MPGPSKSMTRQVAALDTDWFCGEALGAVNAAFLLLDGKSRVRVAGGAIQSLLDYSAKDLTGKPLSLVIPDKAIYEQVKDQLRLRDKIQLPIRVQRGDGQSIPIMLSSAPVTPPDGYPYRQMLLLSPAETALEAQDALAARNAQLATFSRISNLIAEGGELKALMEKLLLISMQILRLPMACIHSLDRRTGFARVVAHRGMPKEIISGIADLPYEPTWIQNHLIEQLPLRLVDWPGLGERLRGKINEARLGDARVSLLVSKGQIFGSLIYLAMNPPNAEDQALLEAIAGQLALAIEKDQLLQDLRESQRKYSTLIEWANDGIMICQDGVFKFVNKRLADMLEYTVSDMVGMDITRIMTIEERDLMLDRYQRRISGRVPKEIYQGDLLSRGGKTVTVEFNATTIEYEGRPASMSFIRDLSERIALQNELIAEKETAEFYNDVLTHDVNNMLHIIVGNMDLLGDEMFGRLNENQEKQRQKALSGARRCANLIDRVRELMTIRHLNPSSFIPLPLPRMLQESLEIVREQFSDTPFTAELSVQPNQFILGHQLAGQIFVNLMSNAIRHNSKEQKWLAISVTDSPDGQHWQIQVEDNGDGIPNLVKQQIYKRYARFSEKGGLGLGMSIVKALVDVMGGSIAMADRSTDNIREGTRFTVTLPKA; translated from the coding sequence ATGCCGGGACCATCCAAATCCATGACTCGACAAGTCGCGGCGCTGGATACCGACTGGTTCTGCGGGGAAGCGCTCGGCGCGGTGAATGCCGCGTTCCTGCTCCTCGACGGGAAAAGCCGGGTCCGCGTCGCCGGTGGAGCGATCCAGTCGCTGCTCGATTATTCGGCGAAAGACCTGACCGGCAAACCGCTCTCGCTGGTGATTCCCGATAAGGCGATTTACGAGCAGGTCAAGGATCAACTTCGGCTCCGCGACAAGATTCAACTGCCGATCCGGGTGCAACGCGGCGACGGGCAATCGATTCCGATCATGTTGAGCAGCGCCCCGGTGACCCCGCCCGACGGTTACCCCTATCGCCAAATGTTGTTGTTGTCTCCGGCCGAGACGGCGTTAGAAGCCCAGGACGCCTTGGCCGCGCGCAACGCCCAGTTGGCCACGTTCAGCCGGATCAGCAACTTGATTGCCGAAGGCGGCGAGTTGAAAGCCCTGATGGAGAAATTGCTGCTGATCAGCATGCAGATCCTCCGCCTGCCGATGGCCTGCATCCATTCGCTGGATCGGCGGACGGGCTTCGCCAGGGTCGTCGCCCATCGCGGCATGCCCAAGGAAATCATTTCCGGGATCGCCGATCTGCCTTACGAACCGACCTGGATTCAAAATCACCTGATCGAACAACTCCCGCTGCGCCTGGTGGATTGGCCGGGGCTGGGCGAACGGCTGCGCGGGAAAATCAACGAAGCCCGCCTGGGCGACGCCCGAGTCAGTCTGCTGGTCAGTAAAGGCCAGATTTTCGGTTCCCTGATCTACCTGGCGATGAATCCACCGAACGCCGAGGATCAGGCCCTGCTCGAGGCGATCGCCGGTCAGTTGGCGCTGGCGATCGAGAAAGATCAATTGCTGCAGGACCTGCGGGAAAGCCAGCGCAAATACAGCACCCTGATCGAATGGGCGAACGACGGGATCATGATCTGCCAGGACGGCGTTTTCAAGTTCGTCAACAAACGGTTGGCCGATATGCTGGAGTATACCGTCTCCGACATGGTCGGCATGGACATCACCCGGATCATGACCATCGAGGAACGCGACCTCATGCTCGACCGCTATCAACGGCGGATTTCCGGTCGGGTGCCGAAGGAAATCTATCAGGGCGACCTGCTCTCGCGTGGCGGTAAAACCGTCACGGTCGAGTTCAACGCCACCACCATCGAGTACGAAGGCCGACCCGCCAGCATGTCCTTCATCCGGGATTTGTCCGAACGCATCGCCCTGCAAAACGAATTGATCGCCGAAAAGGAAACGGCGGAATTTTACAACGATGTGTTGACGCACGACGTCAACAACATGCTGCACATCATCGTCGGCAACATGGATCTGCTCGGCGACGAAATGTTCGGCCGGCTCAACGAAAATCAGGAAAAGCAGCGTCAAAAGGCCCTTTCCGGAGCGCGCCGGTGCGCCAACCTCATCGACCGGGTCCGCGAGCTGATGACGATCCGCCATTTGAATCCGTCGTCGTTCATTCCGCTGCCGTTGCCCCGGATGCTTCAGGAATCCCTGGAAATCGTGCGCGAGCAATTCAGCGACACCCCGTTCACCGCCGAATTATCCGTCCAGCCCAATCAGTTCATCCTCGGTCACCAACTGGCGGGGCAGATCTTCGTCAACCTGATGTCCAACGCGATCCGCCACAATTCCAAGGAGCAAAAATGGTTGGCGATTTCGGTGACTGATTCGCCGGACGGGCAACACTGGCAGATACAGGTGGAAGACAACGGAGACGGGATTCCCAATCTGGTCAAGCAACAAATCTACAAGCGATATGCCCGCTTCTCGGAAAAAGGTGGCCTCGGCCTCGGCATGAGCATCGTCAAGGCGCTGGTGGATGTCATGGGCGGCTCGATTGCCATGGCCGACCGTTCAACCGACAACATTCGCGAGGGAACCCGCTTCACCGTGACGTTGCCAAAGGCCTAG
- a CDS encoding KpsF/GutQ family sugar-phosphate isomerase has protein sequence MTSHERAKRVLQIEAQAIQSMAARLGDSLTRAVDILLACQGKAVVIGMGKSGLIGAKIAATMASTGTPAFFLHAAEAAHGDLGVVHKSDVTLVISNSGETNEVLALLPSLRRLGVPIIAMTGAPNSHLAQIADVTLDTGVAEEACPLGLAPTASTTAQIAMGDALAVVLLEQRGFSAEDFARVHPAGTLGKRLLTKVHDLMHQGAELPQVGLEQPMTEVLLEMSAKRLGTTIVVDGEGRLAGIITDGDLRRALQKFGDFSTLPARRVMTTTPKKVAADALASRAAHLMEQHLVSVLLVYEAPAEDRIIGVIHLHDLLKAGII, from the coding sequence ATGACTTCACACGAACGAGCCAAACGGGTTTTGCAGATCGAGGCGCAAGCCATTCAGTCCATGGCCGCCCGCCTGGGCGACAGCCTGACGCGAGCGGTGGACATTCTCCTTGCCTGCCAGGGAAAGGCCGTCGTGATCGGCATGGGCAAGTCCGGCCTGATCGGCGCGAAAATCGCCGCCACCATGGCCAGCACCGGAACGCCCGCCTTCTTCCTGCACGCGGCCGAAGCCGCGCACGGCGATCTGGGGGTCGTGCACAAATCGGACGTGACGCTGGTCATCTCCAACAGCGGCGAAACCAACGAGGTGCTCGCCCTGCTGCCCAGCCTGCGCCGCCTGGGTGTGCCGATCATCGCGATGACGGGCGCGCCGAACTCGCATCTGGCGCAGATCGCCGATGTCACACTCGATACCGGCGTCGCCGAGGAAGCCTGTCCGCTGGGCCTGGCGCCGACGGCCAGCACCACCGCGCAAATCGCCATGGGCGACGCGCTGGCGGTCGTGCTGCTCGAACAGCGCGGTTTCTCGGCGGAGGATTTCGCGCGGGTCCATCCGGCCGGCACGCTGGGCAAGCGACTGCTCACCAAAGTGCACGACCTGATGCACCAAGGGGCCGAGCTGCCGCAGGTCGGGTTGGAACAGCCGATGACCGAAGTGTTGCTGGAGATGAGCGCCAAACGCCTGGGCACGACCATCGTCGTCGACGGCGAAGGCCGCCTGGCGGGGATCATCACCGACGGCGATTTGCGGCGGGCGCTGCAAAAATTCGGCGATTTTTCCACCCTGCCCGCGCGCCGGGTCATGACCACGACGCCGAAAAAAGTCGCCGCCGACGCCCTGGCCTCGCGCGCCGCGCACCTGATGGAACAGCATCTGGTCAGCGTGCTGCTGGTTTACGAGGCGCCGGCCGAGGACCGCATCATCGGCGTGATCCACCTGCACGACCTGCTCAAGGCGGGTATCATTTAA
- a CDS encoding geranylgeranylglyceryl phosphate synthase family protein: MKHGRLQNLFSRSMTHRKVHFTSCDPVKHTIRRVREVVEAALDAGTDGFLLGGSTGVDRAMVERYGRTIRECLDERFPGDPERPPLLLFPSSAATGLADAADGILFLSLLNSNDVRYLIREQSGAAPYLPAIGLAPIGCGMIMFEPGGTAGRIGHADLLRPDDWQTALGYAAAAAAFGFDTVYLNAGSGSPQPIPAATIRPIAEIIRKPLLVGGGLKDADQVREAVAAGADVIVTGTVVENNPRVGESLAAIVRIVHEQPPRYPAGLPDV, encoded by the coding sequence ATGAAGCACGGTCGATTGCAAAATCTGTTCAGCCGATCCATGACGCATCGGAAGGTGCACTTCACTTCGTGCGACCCGGTCAAACACACGATTCGGCGGGTCCGGGAAGTGGTGGAAGCCGCCCTCGACGCGGGCACCGACGGTTTTCTGCTCGGCGGTTCGACGGGCGTCGACCGCGCGATGGTCGAACGCTACGGCCGCACCATCCGCGAGTGCCTGGACGAACGTTTCCCCGGCGATCCGGAGCGCCCCCCCTTGTTGCTTTTTCCTTCCAGTGCGGCTACCGGCCTTGCCGACGCGGCGGACGGTATCCTCTTTCTTTCGTTGCTCAATTCGAACGACGTGCGCTACCTGATTCGCGAACAGAGCGGCGCCGCGCCCTATCTGCCGGCCATCGGGCTGGCGCCGATCGGCTGCGGGATGATCATGTTCGAGCCGGGCGGCACGGCGGGCCGGATCGGTCATGCCGATTTGCTGCGTCCGGACGACTGGCAGACCGCGCTGGGTTACGCGGCCGCGGCGGCGGCGTTCGGCTTCGACACCGTTTACCTCAACGCGGGTAGCGGCAGCCCGCAGCCGATTCCGGCGGCGACGATCCGCCCGATCGCCGAAATCATCCGTAAGCCGCTCCTGGTCGGCGGCGGCCTCAAGGACGCCGATCAGGTCCGGGAAGCCGTCGCGGCCGGGGCGGATGTGATCGTCACCGGCACGGTGGTCGAGAACAATCCACGGGTCGGCGAAAGCCTGGCCGCCATCGTCCGGATCGTGCACGAGCAACCGCCGCGTTATCCGGCCGGGCTGCCGGACGTCTGA
- a CDS encoding alpha/beta hydrolase has translation MRVFHIALLAATILACLIAPALAVDEISGVFEISENGKIVGAERFSISFESNGQIVTESQGTLKEGDSETKDFTRLVMRNLNGPIHSYQREVAIQALPQALGATYGNSELLIEVQQGTQKREKRLQVTPSTMIVDVGVWHHLHLLIQRYSHRVGGEQQFSVAIPSELRLAEPVTLKHLAWEAVSLKNGFFMAHKYFLNRGDVGMIIWADKNGQILKIESPMQGFIAERVKYEGERAAEANPVKIISSDLLYEDVELKTPAGKYSGVLTKPRGLVGRIPALVFLSDSGLQDRDGNSPSANINVGTGLMLDQISKAGFAVLRMDDRGTGDSEGDIARNFLSVQIQDAEALLDYLKTRPDIDASRLALIGLGEGANVAIMTAAKRNDIVSLVLLAPCDTPLSDLAIEQVKNRVQFEQNANPAAWEKSPVVTVLRLAKEKPDLNYTVIGGRPVYLNYYREMMAMTPVDDLKKTTAKILHVQGGLDLQVFPKHADGFRKALSGNSRYTFRLFDKLNHFFEPSKGTIGEYADPTAATDPAFVTYVSDWLKANL, from the coding sequence ATGCGCGTTTTCCATATCGCCCTTTTGGCGGCGACCATTCTTGCCTGTCTGATCGCTCCGGCGCTGGCGGTCGACGAAATCAGCGGCGTTTTCGAAATCAGCGAAAACGGCAAAATCGTCGGCGCCGAACGGTTTTCCATCAGTTTCGAGTCCAACGGCCAGATCGTCACCGAATCCCAGGGAACCCTGAAGGAAGGCGACAGTGAAACCAAGGACTTCACCCGTCTGGTCATGCGGAATCTGAACGGTCCGATTCACAGTTACCAACGCGAGGTGGCGATTCAGGCCCTGCCGCAGGCGCTGGGCGCGACCTACGGCAACAGCGAGCTGTTGATCGAGGTCCAGCAGGGAACCCAGAAACGCGAAAAACGTTTGCAGGTCACCCCCTCGACGATGATCGTCGACGTCGGCGTCTGGCATCACCTCCACTTGCTCATCCAGCGGTACTCGCACCGCGTGGGCGGCGAACAGCAGTTTTCGGTGGCGATCCCGTCCGAGTTGCGGCTCGCCGAGCCGGTAACGCTGAAACATCTGGCGTGGGAAGCGGTTTCCCTGAAAAACGGCTTCTTCATGGCGCACAAATACTTCCTGAACCGCGGCGACGTGGGGATGATCATCTGGGCCGATAAAAACGGTCAGATCCTGAAAATCGAATCACCGATGCAGGGGTTCATCGCCGAACGGGTCAAATACGAAGGCGAACGCGCCGCCGAGGCGAACCCGGTCAAGATCATCAGCAGCGACTTGTTGTACGAGGACGTCGAACTGAAAACACCGGCCGGGAAATACAGCGGCGTGCTGACCAAGCCCCGCGGCCTGGTCGGCCGTATTCCGGCGCTCGTCTTCCTCTCCGATTCCGGCTTGCAGGACCGCGACGGCAACTCGCCGTCGGCCAACATCAACGTCGGCACGGGCTTGATGCTCGATCAAATCAGCAAGGCGGGATTTGCCGTCCTGCGCATGGACGACCGCGGCACCGGCGACAGCGAAGGGGACATCGCCCGCAACTTCCTCTCGGTCCAGATTCAGGACGCGGAAGCGCTTCTGGATTACCTGAAGACACGGCCCGACATCGATGCCTCGCGCTTGGCGTTGATCGGCCTGGGCGAAGGCGCCAACGTGGCGATCATGACCGCCGCGAAACGAAACGACATCGTCTCCCTGGTGCTCCTGGCGCCGTGCGACACGCCCTTATCGGATCTGGCGATCGAACAGGTGAAAAACCGCGTTCAATTCGAACAGAACGCCAATCCGGCGGCCTGGGAAAAATCGCCGGTCGTCACCGTGTTGCGGCTGGCGAAGGAAAAACCGGACCTGAATTACACCGTCATCGGCGGCCGCCCCGTGTATTTGAATTACTACCGCGAAATGATGGCCATGACGCCGGTCGACGACCTGAAAAAGACCACCGCCAAGATCCTGCACGTGCAGGGCGGCTTGGATCTGCAGGTTTTCCCGAAACACGCCGACGGTTTCCGCAAAGCCCTGAGCGGAAATTCCCGGTACACGTTCCGCCTGTTCGACAAACTCAACCACTTTTTCGAGCCGTCGAAGGGCACGATCGGCGAATACGCCGACCCGACCGCGGCGACCGATCCGGCATTCGTCACCTACGTCAGCGATTGGTTGAAGGCGAACCTGTAG
- a CDS encoding B12-binding domain-containing radical SAM protein: MKLTLVAPATDVSRRTGRRPKGTPFFHYYKLGIATLAGATPPDIEVEAVDEMVDLWDPRTHPTDGVAISALTALAPRAYQLARTLRERGIPVILGGMHPTFLPEEAGRHADAVVTGAGELVWEQVCRDWQRGALKPVYAACQNDTSIHVPPARRDIFRNPFYPPLDIIQFSRGCVHRCRFCSVNAFFRGRYHYRPIAEVRAELAGCRRKHLMVADDNLYGDRAYCLEVLGALAPLGRYLGIQGTVDMAFDGEVMAAARAAKVGAVFVGIESVVTESLREADKLHNQIERYAEAIASFHRHGIFVEGGLMFGFDHDEPDVFRRTLDFVDRIDLDVAQVAIVTPMPGTRLFAELDAAGRLTDRDWAHYDCNNVVYRPARMTQLELLNGVEWFRREFYRRRAIARRAWKGRRWFDLTTLATQAALNLGFRRNHQLGLDYPP; encoded by the coding sequence ATGAAACTGACCCTGGTGGCGCCGGCGACCGACGTCTCCCGCCGCACCGGCCGGCGTCCGAAGGGCACCCCGTTCTTTCATTATTACAAGCTGGGCATCGCCACGCTGGCGGGCGCGACGCCGCCGGACATCGAGGTCGAGGCCGTCGACGAGATGGTCGATCTCTGGGATCCGCGCACGCATCCGACCGACGGGGTGGCGATCAGCGCGTTGACGGCCCTGGCGCCGCGGGCCTATCAGCTTGCCCGCACGCTGCGCGAGCGCGGCATCCCCGTCATCCTGGGCGGGATGCATCCGACCTTTCTTCCGGAGGAGGCCGGGCGGCATGCCGACGCCGTGGTGACCGGCGCGGGCGAATTGGTTTGGGAACAGGTCTGCCGCGATTGGCAGCGCGGGGCTTTGAAACCGGTTTATGCCGCGTGCCAAAACGACACCTCGATCCACGTTCCGCCGGCGCGGCGCGACATCTTCCGCAATCCGTTCTATCCGCCGCTCGACATCATTCAATTCTCGCGCGGTTGCGTGCACCGTTGCCGGTTCTGCTCGGTCAACGCGTTTTTCCGGGGGCGCTATCATTACCGGCCGATCGCGGAGGTGCGGGCGGAACTGGCCGGCTGCCGGCGCAAGCACCTGATGGTGGCCGACGACAACCTGTACGGCGACCGCGCATACTGCCTCGAAGTACTGGGCGCGCTGGCGCCGCTCGGCCGTTACCTCGGCATTCAGGGCACTGTCGATATGGCTTTTGACGGCGAGGTGATGGCGGCGGCGCGCGCGGCGAAGGTCGGCGCGGTGTTCGTCGGCATCGAAAGCGTCGTCACGGAATCGCTACGCGAGGCCGACAAGCTGCACAATCAAATCGAACGCTACGCCGAGGCCATCGCTTCGTTTCACCGGCACGGGATTTTCGTCGAAGGCGGGCTGATGTTCGGCTTCGATCACGACGAGCCCGACGTGTTCCGGCGGACGCTCGATTTCGTCGACCGCATCGACCTGGACGTGGCGCAGGTGGCGATTGTCACGCCGATGCCCGGCACGCGGCTGTTCGCCGAACTGGACGCGGCCGGCCGCCTCACCGACCGCGATTGGGCGCATTACGACTGCAACAACGTCGTTTACCGGCCGGCACGAATGACGCAGCTCGAACTGCTCAACGGCGTCGAATGGTTCCGGCGCGAATTCTACCGGCGGCGCGCTATCGCCCGGCGGGCATGGAAAGGCCGGCGCTGGTTCGACCTGACGACGCTGGCCACCCAGGCGGCCCTGAACCTCGGGTTCCGCCGCAACCACCAACTGGGATTGGATTACCCGCCATGA
- a CDS encoding carotenoid 1,2-hydratase, producing MRALKLFAPLIAIPVLALIGLAIWLAFGDRVAGSAKDWQLFQDQKDPVWNNRPTLADATEGEKDAFDFTRNHMEFPQEWWYFNVHLMDEKDRRYGLMIAFLKTGQILGSLTLVRHEKHFSMQQPGLVELNPETLTVAGPSTTLRQLDPGKYEYEFALEHPLAEIKLKMKANKKPLPVGGAGLIDMGPGGESYYYSLTNLSVEGEGEIRGSKVKLQGKGWMDHQWGNWNDRDFDQWHWYSIQLADQTEIMIFEFRRHSKMLNPVCDIYYPDGTTKHNLPFTISSLGSWVSPRTTRSWSVGWRIRLPSEELDLQVLPDQEDQEVTDALWEGVCHVEGTRNMKPIAGLAFYEARHRTW from the coding sequence ATGCGCGCTTTAAAATTATTTGCTCCCCTGATCGCGATTCCGGTTTTGGCTTTGATCGGCCTGGCCATCTGGTTGGCGTTCGGCGACCGCGTCGCGGGTTCGGCGAAGGATTGGCAGCTCTTTCAGGATCAAAAGGACCCGGTCTGGAACAACCGACCGACGCTGGCGGACGCGACCGAGGGCGAGAAGGACGCGTTTGATTTCACCCGCAATCACATGGAATTTCCGCAGGAATGGTGGTATTTCAACGTTCACCTGATGGACGAGAAAGACCGCCGCTACGGCTTGATGATCGCTTTTCTGAAGACCGGTCAGATTCTCGGCTCACTGACCCTGGTCCGGCACGAAAAACATTTTTCGATGCAACAACCCGGCCTGGTGGAACTGAACCCGGAAACGCTGACCGTCGCCGGGCCTTCGACCACGTTGCGCCAGTTGGACCCGGGCAAGTACGAGTACGAATTCGCGCTGGAGCATCCGCTGGCCGAGATCAAACTCAAAATGAAGGCCAACAAGAAACCGTTGCCGGTCGGCGGCGCCGGCCTGATCGACATGGGGCCGGGCGGCGAGAGCTATTATTACTCGCTGACCAACCTGTCGGTGGAAGGCGAAGGCGAGATTCGCGGCAGCAAGGTCAAATTGCAGGGCAAGGGATGGATGGATCATCAATGGGGCAATTGGAACGACCGCGATTTCGACCAATGGCACTGGTATTCGATCCAACTGGCCGATCAGACCGAAATCATGATCTTCGAGTTCCGCCGCCACAGCAAAATGCTCAATCCCGTTTGCGACATCTACTATCCCGACGGCACGACCAAGCACAATCTGCCGTTTACGATCAGTTCGCTCGGCAGTTGGGTCAGCCCACGCACCACGCGGAGTTGGTCGGTCGGCTGGCGCATCCGCCTGCCCAGCGAGGAGTTGGACCTGCAAGTGCTCCCCGACCAGGAAGATCAGGAAGTGACGGACGCCTTGTGGGAAGGGGTTTGCCACGTCGAAGGTACGCGGAATATGAAACCGATCGCCGGCCTGGCCTTCTACGAGGCACGGCACCGCACCTGGTAG
- a CDS encoding cob(I)yrinic acid a,c-diamide adenosyltransferase → MANELLGKGYLQVYTGNGKGKTTAALGLAFRAWGRGLRTYIGQFMKGQFYAELSAAERTGGAVTIEQYGKDTLIHVTNPPAPEDVAMAQAGLEKLRQALASGKYDLVVADEINTAHFFHLVTVAEMKDLAARRPAGVELIFTGRYCPAEITALADLVTEMQETKHYYRDGVPARDGIER, encoded by the coding sequence ATGGCCAATGAGTTGCTGGGTAAAGGCTATCTTCAGGTTTATACCGGCAACGGCAAAGGCAAGACGACCGCCGCGCTCGGCCTGGCGTTTCGGGCCTGGGGGCGAGGCTTGCGCACCTATATCGGCCAGTTTATGAAAGGGCAGTTTTATGCCGAACTGTCGGCCGCCGAGCGGACCGGCGGCGCGGTCACGATCGAACAATACGGCAAGGATACGTTGATTCACGTGACCAATCCGCCCGCCCCGGAAGACGTTGCCATGGCGCAGGCGGGGCTGGAAAAATTGCGCCAGGCGCTGGCGAGCGGAAAATACGATCTGGTGGTGGCCGATGAAATCAATACGGCTCATTTTTTTCACCTGGTCACCGTCGCGGAAATGAAAGACCTGGCGGCCCGCCGTCCCGCCGGCGTGGAACTGATTTTCACCGGCCGGTACTGCCCGGCGGAGATCACGGCGCTGGCCGATCTGGTTACCGAGATGCAAGAGACCAAACATTACTACCGGGACGGCGTTCCGGCCCGAGACGGCATCGAGCGATAA
- a CDS encoding PhoH family protein, whose product MRKTFVLDTNVFLHNPRALFLFEDNNLVIPITVIEEIDKFKKDFSEIGRNARLTSRFLDELRTRGDLVKGVPLDSGGTVQVDIGAYSDPDIGNVLIESNADRRILQSALHTKKTLVQGGRSAPVILVTKDTNLRIKGHALGLDVEDFENAKVNIDELYSGRMDLKVPPALINRIYQESEIDLETIRQIVKQQQPTAPDNGDGEGRIYANQFLQLLDETNEKTGALARVDPLCQKIELLRKTKHSIFNINYRNREQCFAFDLLQDDRIRLVTLVGMAGTGKTLLALAAGLHKVINENIYQRLLVSRPIYPLGRELGFLPGDLDEKLRPWMQPIFDNLEFLLASPTDKAQQYTLLNDYLDDGRIELEALTYIRGRSIPNVFLLIDEAQNLTPHEIKTTITRAGEGTKIVLTGDPYQIDNPYLDSNSNGLTYVVERLKGQSIAGHVTLVKGERSPLAELAAKVL is encoded by the coding sequence ATGCGCAAAACTTTTGTGCTGGACACCAACGTCTTTCTACACAATCCGCGCGCCTTGTTCCTGTTCGAGGACAACAATCTGGTCATCCCGATCACCGTGATCGAGGAAATCGATAAATTCAAAAAGGACTTCAGCGAGATCGGGCGCAACGCGCGCCTGACCAGCCGCTTTCTCGACGAACTGCGCACCAGGGGCGACCTGGTCAAAGGCGTCCCGCTCGATTCGGGCGGCACGGTGCAGGTGGACATCGGCGCCTATTCCGATCCGGACATCGGCAACGTGCTGATCGAAAGCAACGCCGACCGGCGGATTTTGCAGTCCGCTCTGCACACCAAGAAAACGCTGGTCCAGGGCGGCCGGAGCGCGCCGGTCATCCTGGTCACCAAGGACACCAACCTGCGCATCAAAGGGCACGCCCTGGGCCTGGACGTCGAGGACTTCGAAAACGCCAAGGTCAATATCGACGAGTTGTATTCCGGCCGGATGGATCTCAAAGTCCCGCCCGCCCTGATCAACCGTATCTATCAAGAATCCGAGATCGACCTCGAAACGATCCGGCAGATCGTCAAGCAGCAGCAACCGACCGCGCCCGACAACGGCGACGGCGAGGGCCGGATCTACGCCAACCAATTTCTGCAACTGCTCGACGAAACCAACGAAAAGACCGGCGCCCTGGCGCGAGTGGACCCGCTTTGCCAGAAGATCGAACTGCTGCGCAAAACGAAGCACTCGATTTTCAACATCAATTATCGGAATCGCGAGCAATGCTTCGCCTTCGACCTTTTGCAGGACGACCGCATCCGGCTGGTCACCCTGGTCGGCATGGCCGGCACCGGGAAAACCCTGCTGGCGCTGGCGGCCGGCCTGCACAAGGTCATCAACGAGAACATCTACCAGCGATTGCTGGTCAGCCGGCCGATCTATCCGCTCGGGCGCGAGCTCGGGTTCCTCCCGGGCGATCTCGACGAAAAGTTGCGCCCGTGGATGCAACCGATTTTCGACAACCTCGAATTCCTGCTGGCCAGCCCGACCGACAAGGCGCAGCAATATACCTTGCTCAACGACTACCTCGACGACGGCCGCATCGAACTGGAGGCGCTGACCTACATTCGCGGGCGCTCGATCCCGAACGTGTTTTTGCTGATCGACGAGGCGCAGAACCTGACGCCGCACGAGATCAAGACCACGATCACCCGCGCCGGCGAAGGCACCAAGATCGTCCTGACCGGCGATCCGTACCAGATCGACAACCCGTATCTCGACTCCAATTCCAACGGCCTGACCTATGTGGTGGAACGCCTGAAGGGGCAGTCGATCGCGGGACACGTCACCCTGGTGAAGGGCGAGCGCAGCCCGTTGGCCGAACTGGCGGCCAAGGTGCTGTAG
- the kdsB gene encoding 3-deoxy-manno-octulosonate cytidylyltransferase has translation MKIIAVIPARYASSRLPGKPLADIHGRPMIAHVYERVARHPGLAQTIVATDDTRIANAVEAVGGTVRLTRADHVSGTDRIAEVAAGLDADLIVNVQGDEPLFDGRMLDDALAPFFADPALRFGTLRAVIADRHEIFNPNCVKVVVDSRERAIYFSRAPIPFARDIFTVADGRWTVGDAGPLPVYYKHLGLYVYRRDFLLEYASWPPSALEQVERLEQLRALERGVAIACPLTPHATISIDTPADLDAVRRLLAPDSGAV, from the coding sequence ATGAAAATTATTGCCGTCATTCCCGCCCGCTACGCCAGCAGCCGCCTGCCGGGGAAGCCCCTGGCCGACATTCACGGCCGCCCGATGATCGCCCATGTCTACGAGCGGGTGGCCCGCCATCCGGGACTGGCGCAGACCATCGTCGCGACCGACGACACCCGCATCGCCAACGCGGTGGAAGCCGTCGGGGGAACCGTCCGCCTGACCCGGGCCGATCACGTCAGCGGCACCGACCGCATCGCCGAGGTCGCCGCCGGACTGGACGCCGACCTGATTGTCAATGTACAGGGCGACGAGCCCCTGTTCGACGGGCGGATGCTCGACGACGCGCTCGCGCCGTTTTTCGCGGACCCGGCGTTGCGCTTCGGCACCTTGCGGGCCGTCATCGCCGATCGCCACGAGATTTTCAACCCGAACTGCGTCAAAGTCGTGGTCGATTCGCGCGAGCGGGCGATCTATTTCTCGCGCGCGCCGATCCCCTTCGCCCGCGACATTTTCACCGTCGCCGACGGCCGCTGGACGGTCGGCGACGCCGGGCCGCTGCCCGTTTATTACAAACACCTGGGTCTGTACGTTTACCGCCGCGATTTCCTGTTGGAATACGCCTCCTGGCCGCCTTCGGCGCTGGAACAGGTCGAGCGGCTGGAGCAATTGCGGGCCCTCGAGCGCGGGGTGGCGATCGCCTGTCCGCTCACTCCCCACGCGACCATCAGCATCGACACGCCCGCCGATCTGGACGCCGTGCGGCGGCTGCTTGCCCCGGATAGCGGCGCGGTGTAG